Below is a genomic region from Kribbella qitaiheensis.
GCCGCGCGAGTCAAGAATCTCGCGAGCGCCGACGGCCTCGATGGTGGCCACATCTACTCCTCTGTTCACACCTGATGTCAGCCCCGAGCCTAGCCGCCAGACCACCCACCCCAGTGGACCGCGTCAGCCTTTTCCACAACGCGGATGGCGATCGCGGGAACGAATCTGGTCAGCAGCACGCCGTTCGGCGCTTCGAAGACCGGCTGGCCGAGCTTGCCGGGATCGATGCCGAGCAACACGTCTACGGCGGATCTCCTGCCCACGTGGCTGTTTCTGGCGGGTGCAAGATGCACGTGCGTACGCCGACCCGCCCGCAGCCCCTCCTGCAGGATCGCGTCCAGTGCGGCCAGGTTCGTGCCGTGCCAGAGCAAATCGGGCGGCGCGACCCGTCGCCAACTGTTCTCCAAGGCTTCACACGTGACCGGCATCCCCTCGGCGGAATGACCCTGGCAGGCACGGATCCGGTCTGCGTGGACCTGTAGGCGGGATTTGTCGTTCTCCTCGACGGCACGGTCGAGTTCGACGCGGCCCATCGCCAGCAGCACGCAGACGTCGTCGATCGAGGCCCAGCCGTCGGGGGTCATCGCCAGGCCGCGCTCCCCCGCGGTATGCCTGAGCAGACGCGACAGTTGACGACTCTCCCGACTCATACTACGAAGCGTTTCAGCAGACCCCGCAGGATGTCGAGCCGGTTGTCAGCGGGATGGTTCCGCCGGGTGATCGCGTAGTAACGCACCGGCGGCAGGTCTCTGACAGGAACGGTCCGTACGGCGGTCGGCGTACGGACCGAGCCGTTGACCACGGCCGGGCCGATTCCGAGCCGGACGAATTGGACCAGCAACTCCCAGCCTTCCGCCTCGACCGCGACGGACCAGTGGACCTTCTGGTCGAGCAGGCTCCGCTCCAGCAGCTGGCGATGCGGCCGGACTGGCGGGGGACTTTGCAGATGGAACAACTGGTGGCTGCTGCGCGGAGTGGCTTCGCGCTAGTACCGGTCGACGCACAATCGCCGACCGGTACTAGCTACCCGAGGAGAGCCTGGACAATGCCGGGCTGAGAGCGGGGGGCCAAACCCTTCCCCGTGGTCGGCCTCACCGGTCGAGAGTGCGTTCGCTCCGAGAGTGATCCCAGGGGTGCGCAGACAAGGCGCGGAAGCGCTTGTCCAGGTCCGCTATGCGTCCCCGGAGTGCCGCTAGACGGGCGTTGCGATCGACTACCGGCTGCAGGCTGATCGCATCGGCACCCGGGATCCCATTACTGATCGACCCCGCTGGGTCAGTCGTAGCGACCGCTGTCGAAGGCACCGTGTGACTGCCGGACAAGCCACCGATCTGAAGCCGCAGGAAGTCGTAGGGAACGTGTGCCTCGTTGACGAGATCTTGCACCTCACTGCGGATGGCCGGTACAACCTTCTCGACCAACTCGTGGTCGATGTTCCTCGCCGCGGCAAGGTCCAGCTCGACCTGGTCGACCAGTTCGTCGTGCCAGTCCAGATCCGCGTCGAGATCTCGCGAGAGTGCGTCCCGCTCCCGCGAGACCTTGCTGCCGTCCAGGGCCTTACCCAGGAAGGTCAGAGTCGGCATCAACAGCCCAGTCGTGAGTGCGAGCACTATCATCACGGCCGTGATCGCCGGCTGGGCATTGCCGAGAGCATCGAGGCCGCGCTCGATCAATGCAGCGGTGATCCCGCCCGCGATCCCGCCGGTCACCAACAGGTAGCCGAGACGCTGGCGCCGACTGGTCTCGGCAGAATGCTTCTGACCATCTGCCTGGGCCTCACGACAGTGATTGTGCGCACGAGCGGCGTGATCGACCAACCAGGTCTGGCCGAGGATGATGTACACGACCAGGATCAGGGAGAAGGTCCACCCCATCCAGTCCTGCCAAGGAGACAGGATCGGCACATTGAGGTAGTAGGTGAGGAAGGCGAGGAACCCCATGGCCTCGGCCCACGGAGCCCACACCGAAATCACTCGCAACCAGCGCGGTGCCCGGTCGTGATGCCGATGGCCCATGGCACGTTCGGTCTCCACGCGGTCGGTCAGCTCGCTGACACGACTCACGGCAGACCGGCCGCCGTACACCTTGTTGGTCTCGGGCGTGCTCAGGTCTCCGGGCCGCTTCTCGATGGTGTCGATCGCGGTGGAGACGCCGATACACAATCCCTCGATGTCGTCGAGCGCTGGGTCGACATCCTCCTCCAGCCGCTCAGCGAGCAGTTCGCGCCCGTCTTGCACGAAGTCCGCACTGAGCTGGCAACCGACGACATCTTGCGGCTCCCACCGCTCGCGCGGAGTATCGCTTGCCAGATGGTTTCGCACTACATAGTCGTAATAGGTCAGCGCCAAGGTATAGACCTTCTTCGTACAGAGCCCCGCTCTGACCGCCTCGCGGCGGGTGTAGTGAGGCGGAGGACAACTCTGGTTTCGGCCGGTCTGGTCTCCACTGTCTGGCAGCGAGGTCGCTGGAACGGTCATGGCCTTCTCCTACTCAACTGGCACTCTTGAAGCGGACGACCACAGAGCGGTTCCTGGGGTCGCTGGGGTCCGGGAACGGCTGGTTCGCATTGCCGTAGCCCTTGACCGTCAACTGGTTACGGCTAACTCCCAGCTGTTCGAGAACGCCGGCGACGACCTGGGCTCGCTGCGTGCTGAGCGCGACGGCCACCGGGTTATTGGATTTCTTCGCCACCGACGAGGTGTGGCCCTCAACAGTGACTCTGGTGGTGGGGCGGATCTTCGCGACGCAGGGCTTCAGCGCCGCCAGGGTCGCCTGGCGGTTGAGCAGAACCGCCTTGTCCGCCTCGAAGTACGTGCCCGCGCTGAGGGTGCAGGTCTTCTCCCCAGGGGCCGAGCTCCGCACCGGCACCGGCGTACCGATCGGGGGCGGGACCGGTACGACGGGCGCCACCTTGGTCGACTGCGACGGCAGACCGTCCGGATACTCGAAGTGGACGCTCGCTGCCCCGGCCGCCCGGAGCAACGTGTCCCAGACGGCCTCGCGATAGACCATTTGCGGCCGCCGCAGTGCCTGCTGTTGCCCGCTCGAAGGCGTGATCACGAATGTCACCGCCGCTCGCGGCATGGAAGGGAGTTCCCCGGCCGATCGCAGATCGTCGGCCAACATCTTCGGTGACACATCGAAGGCAAGCTTCCGGAAGTCCACCGGGTTCGAAGTGTCCAGACCCGACGAGTAGATGAACACGGGCTTGGAGGTGTCAACCTGGATCCTCGAGAGTCCGTTGAAGAGCGTCTGCCCGGCGTACTTCGAGCTCGACCCGTTCAAGGTGGCCTGAATCCTCCCGATGGTCCGCTCGATCGCATCATCGGCGCGCTGACGCACCTTCAGCGGTTCCCCGTCCGCCTTGTCATCGAGCCTCGGCGTCATGTCGACCAAGCTGGACGTCACCGCCCCGTCCCCATCGATCCGAACCAGCTTCACCGACTGATGAGCCAACCCGGCCACCTTCAACATCACCTCAAGCGATCCGCCGATCTCGACGCCTCCCTCGTTCGCCGTCTGCGCGGTGTAGAAAACCGTCCCACCGAGCCCGGACTCCGGCTGCAGCCGATGCTTCACCAACCAAACGGCAGCCGAGGCCGCCGCCAGGGCAAGCACTACGGCGACAACCACGCCGGCCACCCAGATCCGCTGCGTGCCGCTCCTCCTGCGGCGGCGAAGCGATCCGCGCCGACCGACGCCCAAGCGCCTCCGCCGAATCACTCGGCGCCGCGGCCGGCGCCCCCGGCTCATGAGGTCCCACCTCCCCCGGACAGCACGGCGGGAGACAGCAAGTGAACGAGACAGCGGCCGAATCCTGAGTAACGGGATGGGCACGCTGTGTTGCGAGCAGCACGCGATCGGCTACGCTTCTGAGTCATCATCGGATCGACCCTTCACTTGACCTAAGTCGGGGGGCTAGTTCGGTGATGTGAGGCGGTCCGGTTGCACCCGGGCCGCCTCTTTACGTCATGTCACCCAATCTCAGAGTAAGCGGGTGTGCAGCCTTGGTCAACACGTGTGCGCACATGCTTGCACAGTCCGCACAGTTAAGCGCATGATTGAACTATGAGCGCACGAATTTGCACGCATGGCCATCAGTTGTCGGTGAGACTCTCGGACACGGCTGCGTTGCGTCTTGACAAATCTGCCGTGTGGCGTCTTGCACACACCCAAATCAGTCCCCTAGGGTCAGCTCAGCGGCGCGAAAGTCAAGCAATACGGGGAGGGGAGGCAGCGTGACAGCCGCAATCGGCGAAGCTGGTGAGCGGGGCAGTGAGCCGACCAGCACAAGAGTGCACATCGCCGCACTGATTCGCGAAGCTCGTGTCGCGAGCGGAATGAGCCAGGCGCGTCTCGGCGATCGCGTCAGCGTGAGCAGATACGTCATCAACCGACTAGAGGGCGGGGCCC
It encodes:
- a CDS encoding RNA 2'-phosphotransferase, producing the protein MSRESRQLSRLLRHTAGERGLAMTPDGWASIDDVCVLLAMGRVELDRAVEENDKSRLQVHADRIRACQGHSAEGMPVTCEALENSWRRVAPPDLLWHGTNLAALDAILQEGLRAGRRTHVHLAPARNSHVGRRSAVDVLLGIDPGKLGQPVFEAPNGVLLTRFVPAIAIRVVEKADAVHWGGWSGG
- a CDS encoding LysR substrate-binding domain-containing protein — encoded protein: MFHLQSPPPVRPHRQLLERSLLDQKVHWSVAVEAEGWELLVQFVRLGIGPAVVNGSVRTPTAVRTVPVRDLPPVRYYAITRRNHPADNRLDILRGLLKRFVV
- a CDS encoding OmpA family protein produces the protein MVVAVVLALAAASAAVWLVKHRLQPESGLGGTVFYTAQTANEGGVEIGGSLEVMLKVAGLAHQSVKLVRIDGDGAVTSSLVDMTPRLDDKADGEPLKVRQRADDAIERTIGRIQATLNGSSSKYAGQTLFNGLSRIQVDTSKPVFIYSSGLDTSNPVDFRKLAFDVSPKMLADDLRSAGELPSMPRAAVTFVITPSSGQQQALRRPQMVYREAVWDTLLRAAGAASVHFEYPDGLPSQSTKVAPVVPVPPPIGTPVPVRSSAPGEKTCTLSAGTYFEADKAVLLNRQATLAALKPCVAKIRPTTRVTVEGHTSSVAKKSNNPVAVALSTQRAQVVAGVLEQLGVSRNQLTVKGYGNANQPFPDPSDPRNRSVVVRFKSAS